From the Peromyscus leucopus breed LL Stock chromosome 8b, UCI_PerLeu_2.1, whole genome shotgun sequence genome, one window contains:
- the LOC114681503 gene encoding olfactory receptor 2Y1-like — protein MGSLNTSSEEGFILVGFSDWPHLEPIFFASISIFYSLTLFGNTLIIILSRLDLRLHTPMYYFLSHLSFLDLCYTASTVPQLLVNLSGLDRTISFGRCVAQLFIMLSLGGIECVLLVTMAIDRYAAVCRPLHYTTIMHPLLCRALVVFSWVGGLVNSLIQTSLVMAMPLCGHQLNHFFCELPVLLKLACEDTGGTEANLFVARVIILVCPLVLILGSYAHIAKAVLNIKSMAGRRKAFGTCTSHLIVVAMFYGSAISTYLQPVHKYSEGEGKFVALFYTIITPMLNPLIYTLRNKDVKGALWKVLGRGTDSR, from the coding sequence ATGGGAAGTTTGAACACCagttcagaagagggcttcaTTTTGGTGGGCTTCTCAGACTGGCCTCACCTAGAACCTATCTTCTTTGCCTCCATTTCTATTTTCTACTCTCTGACTCTCTTTGGCAACACCCTGATCATCATCCTGTCACGACTGGACCTTCGCctacacacacccatgtactaCTTTCTCAGCCACCTCTCCTTCTTGGACCTCTGCTACACTGCCAGCACTGTGCCTCAGCTTCTGGTCAACCTCTCTGGACTTGACAGGACCATTAGCTTTGGAAGGTGTGTGGCCCAACTCTTCATAATGCTCTCGCTGGGAGGAATTGAATGTGTGCTTTTGGTGACAATGGCTATAGACCGCTATGCCGCCGTGTGTCGCCCACTCCATTACACAACCATTATGCACCCCCTTCTCTGCAGGGCATTGGTTGTGTTCTCCTGGGTGGGAGGACTCGTGAACTCTCTGATCCAGACAAGCCTCGTGATGGCCATGCCCCTCTGTGGACACCAACTGAACCACTTCTTCTGTGAGCTGCCTGTTCTCCTGAAGTTGGCCTGTGAGGACACAGGAGGAACAGAGGCCAACTTGTTTGTGGCCCGGGTCATTATCTTAGTCTGTCCTTTAGTGCTAATTCTAGGCTCCTATGCCCACATTGCCAAGGCAGTCCTGAACATCAAGTCAATGGCAGGTCGCAGAAAGGCTTTTGGGACGTGTACATCTCACCTCATTGTGGTTGCCATGTTTTATGGCTCAGCCATCTCCACGTATCTCCAACCTGTCCACAAGTATTCTGAGGGTGAGGGAAAATTTGTTGCCCTTTTTTATACTATCATCACCCCCATGCTCAACCCTCTGATTTATACCCTCAGGAACAAAGATGTGAAGGGGGCTCTGTGGAAGGTACTGGGGAGAGGCACAGACTCCAGgtag